The following proteins come from a genomic window of Nitrospira sp.:
- a CDS encoding Assimilatory nitrate reductase large subunit, producing MQTRNSIADIWGARTPYHGHWPARVDERTLEAPDRWVPSACVLCSFGCGIDIGVKNGRIVGVRGREFDRVNHGRLGPKGLHGWVANHSADRLTVPLIRRKGELQPASWDEAMDLIVRRSKELIDRHTAHSIAFYTSGQLFLEEYYTLAIIGKAGIGTPHMDGNTRLCTATADFSLKESFGTDGQPASYDDIDVTDAIMAVGHNIASQQTVMWMRILDRRAGPNPPKLVVIDPRRTETAKQADVHLALKVGTNVALLNGLQHLLIKFGCIDRSFIEDHTVGFETLARLVSTWTPDRVERVTGVSERDLRKAAAIIGESPTVLSTVLQGVYQSMQATAAAVQINNIHLLRGMIGKPGAGILQMNGQPTSENTRECGADGDMPGFRNWENETHMQEVADIWNVERHTLPTYAPPTHAMQMYRYAEEGTIRMLWISGTNPAVSLPELSRIRSILDMNSLFVIVQDAFRTETTEYADIVLPTALWAEKTGCYTNVDRTVHLSEKAIEPPGQAMSDFDIWLDYARRMNFSDKDGTPLIKWRTPEECFEAWKICSKGRPCDYSGMTYAKLRGHAIQWPCNGEAPGGTTRLYSNHRFNTQADYCETYGHDLTTGAAYTPEEYRARDPQGRAQFHAAEFQPPHEEPDDDYPFWVTTGRIVYHFHTRTKTARSRELNNAAPDAFVQMHEDDAAELGVREGDWVQVESRRGQVTARATIGDILSGHLFIPFHYGYWDDPGRMRAANELTVTEWDPVSKQPYFKHAVARAKKVSGSPTVEKISEITASAMGRMKAAATELMDTPGKVAKAIATAGDERPLNVFLGMTVQSERQLADAFRQVGHKHMAEPDIHATCLLMASWSQGQAEALKPFIAAYHKTRSDNPDGSATNLFDGPRSGGLGLLRDLHDLWLSANNVHLGYEAVKQAAKALRDQALVETCERSLHGTDRQIAWLRTRIDQAAPQTLVVS from the coding sequence ATGCAGACACGTAACAGCATTGCCGATATCTGGGGAGCCCGCACGCCCTATCACGGCCACTGGCCTGCGCGAGTCGATGAGCGGACGTTGGAGGCTCCGGATCGCTGGGTTCCGTCCGCCTGCGTACTTTGCTCGTTCGGCTGCGGCATCGATATCGGCGTGAAGAACGGCCGCATCGTCGGCGTTCGCGGTCGTGAATTTGATCGGGTAAATCATGGCCGCCTTGGCCCCAAGGGTCTTCATGGCTGGGTCGCCAATCATTCAGCCGATCGACTGACGGTGCCGTTGATCCGCCGCAAGGGCGAATTGCAACCCGCGAGCTGGGACGAAGCCATGGATCTCATCGTCCGCCGGTCGAAAGAATTGATCGACCGTCATACGGCCCACTCCATTGCGTTCTACACGAGCGGCCAATTGTTTCTGGAGGAGTATTACACGCTGGCGATTATCGGCAAGGCCGGCATCGGCACGCCGCACATGGACGGCAACACGAGGCTCTGCACCGCGACGGCCGATTTTTCGCTGAAAGAATCCTTCGGCACAGATGGACAGCCCGCGTCATACGACGACATCGACGTGACGGACGCCATCATGGCGGTCGGCCACAACATCGCGTCGCAACAGACCGTGATGTGGATGCGAATTCTCGATCGGCGCGCCGGGCCCAATCCGCCCAAACTCGTCGTCATCGATCCCCGCCGGACGGAAACGGCGAAGCAGGCCGACGTGCATCTGGCATTGAAGGTCGGCACGAACGTCGCCCTGCTGAACGGTCTGCAACATCTCCTCATTAAGTTCGGCTGTATCGATCGTTCCTTCATCGAGGACCATACCGTGGGCTTCGAGACACTGGCGCGACTCGTCTCGACCTGGACGCCGGACCGCGTCGAACGGGTAACCGGCGTGTCCGAGCGCGATCTGCGAAAGGCCGCGGCGATCATCGGCGAGAGCCCGACTGTGCTCTCCACCGTGCTGCAGGGCGTCTATCAATCGATGCAGGCCACGGCAGCCGCCGTGCAAATCAACAACATCCATTTGCTGCGCGGCATGATCGGCAAGCCGGGCGCCGGCATCTTGCAGATGAACGGGCAGCCGACGTCGGAGAACACCCGGGAGTGCGGCGCGGACGGCGACATGCCGGGCTTCCGCAATTGGGAGAATGAAACCCATATGCAGGAGGTGGCCGACATCTGGAATGTCGAGCGGCACACATTGCCGACGTACGCGCCGCCGACTCACGCGATGCAGATGTACCGCTATGCGGAAGAAGGGACGATTCGGATGTTATGGATCAGCGGAACGAACCCGGCAGTGTCCCTCCCGGAATTAAGCCGCATCCGCAGCATCCTGGACATGAACAGTCTTTTCGTGATCGTCCAAGATGCCTTCCGGACGGAGACGACCGAGTATGCGGACATCGTGCTTCCCACCGCCCTCTGGGCCGAAAAGACCGGCTGCTACACCAATGTCGATCGGACAGTGCATCTGTCCGAGAAGGCGATCGAACCGCCGGGTCAGGCGATGTCCGACTTCGACATTTGGCTGGACTATGCGCGACGGATGAATTTCTCGGACAAGGACGGCACGCCGCTCATCAAGTGGCGCACACCGGAAGAATGTTTCGAGGCCTGGAAAATCTGCTCGAAAGGACGGCCCTGTGACTACAGCGGCATGACCTATGCCAAGTTGCGCGGGCATGCCATTCAATGGCCGTGCAATGGCGAGGCGCCCGGCGGCACGACGCGGCTCTATTCGAACCATCGGTTCAACACGCAGGCCGATTACTGTGAAACCTACGGCCATGATTTGACGACCGGCGCCGCCTATACACCGGAGGAATACCGTGCGCGCGATCCTCAGGGCCGTGCGCAATTTCACGCGGCGGAGTTCCAACCGCCGCACGAGGAACCGGACGACGACTACCCCTTCTGGGTGACGACGGGGCGCATCGTCTATCATTTTCACACCAGAACGAAGACGGCCCGGTCGCGCGAATTGAACAATGCGGCGCCCGACGCCTTCGTGCAGATGCATGAGGACGATGCCGCGGAGCTCGGCGTGCGTGAAGGCGATTGGGTCCAAGTGGAGTCTCGCCGCGGCCAGGTGACGGCGCGCGCCACAATCGGCGACATCTTATCCGGGCACCTGTTCATCCCGTTCCATTACGGCTATTGGGACGATCCCGGACGCATGCGGGCCGCCAACGAGCTCACCGTCACCGAATGGGATCCGGTGAGCAAGCAACCCTATTTCAAGCATGCCGTGGCGCGGGCGAAGAAAGTGTCCGGCTCGCCGACCGTGGAAAAGATCTCGGAGATCACCGCATCGGCCATGGGTCGGATGAAGGCCGCGGCAACCGAATTGATGGACACACCGGGCAAGGTCGCCAAAGCCATTGCGACCGCCGGGGACGAACGGCCCCTCAACGTTTTTCTCGGGATGACGGTTCAGAGCGAGCGCCAGTTGGCCGATGCCTTCCGGCAGGTCGGCCACAAGCATATGGCGGAGCCGGACATCCATGCGACGTGCCTGCTTATGGCCTCCTGGAGTCAGGGGCAAGCCGAAGCGCTGAAACCGTTCATCGCCGCCTATCACAAAACCAGGAGCGACAATCCCGACGGCTCGGCGACAAATTTATTCGACGGTCCGCGCAGCGGCGGTCTGGGACTCTTGCGGGATTTGCACGACCTTTGGTTGTCGGCGAATAACGTTCACCTCGGCTACGAAGCAGTCAAGCAAGCGGCCAAAGCTTTGCGCGATCAGGCGCTCGTCGAAACGTGCGAACGGTCTCTTCACGGCACGGACCGCCAAATCGCCTGGCTACGCACGCGCATCGACCAAGCCGCACCTCAGACGCTTGTGGTGTCGTGA
- a CDS encoding Ribonuclease BN: protein MNRTSADSSLTSRSPAYNPWKLGGLSFYELGRRLWHESLEDEVLGRAAQLSYYILLALFPMLLVLTALMGVFSVENYMPELMSYLRQVLPNDALSMVERFLKQVAEGSGTNILSLGGLGALWASSSGMTAIMDALNVVYGVKTDSRPFWQVRLIAIVLTIGLAGFVILSLTLVLYGPGIGAWIADWVGLGRVFIVAWNLLQWPVVVGIMLLVVGVIYYVCPDIDQDWRWVSPGSAFAVAMWLVVSFGFKLYVDNYGNYNKVYGSITGVIVLMLWLYWSGMVLLVGGEVNAEIEKAASARAHRDYEHEEAA, encoded by the coding sequence ATGAATCGAACTTCTGCCGACTCGTCGCTCACCAGCCGATCGCCCGCGTACAATCCCTGGAAGCTCGGAGGGCTCTCCTTCTATGAACTGGGGCGACGGCTGTGGCATGAGAGCCTAGAGGACGAAGTCCTGGGACGTGCCGCCCAGCTGTCGTACTACATCCTGCTCGCGCTGTTTCCTATGTTATTGGTCCTCACGGCGCTTATGGGCGTCTTCTCAGTGGAAAATTATATGCCCGAACTGATGAGCTATTTGCGTCAGGTCCTGCCGAACGACGCCCTTTCCATGGTCGAGCGGTTCTTGAAGCAAGTCGCCGAGGGCAGCGGCACCAATATACTGTCGCTCGGCGGATTGGGCGCGCTCTGGGCTTCGTCGAGCGGCATGACGGCGATCATGGACGCGTTGAATGTGGTGTATGGAGTCAAGACGGATAGCCGCCCATTTTGGCAGGTGCGCCTCATCGCGATCGTGCTCACGATCGGATTAGCGGGGTTTGTCATTCTGTCCTTGACCCTGGTGCTATATGGACCCGGCATCGGCGCATGGATCGCCGATTGGGTCGGGTTGGGACGGGTTTTCATCGTGGCATGGAATCTCCTGCAATGGCCGGTCGTCGTCGGCATCATGTTGCTCGTCGTCGGCGTGATTTATTACGTGTGTCCGGACATCGACCAAGATTGGCGGTGGGTGTCGCCTGGATCGGCCTTTGCTGTGGCGATGTGGCTGGTTGTTTCTTTTGGATTCAAACTGTATGTCGATAACTACGGCAACTACAACAAGGTCTATGGCTCCATCACAGGCGTCATCGTCCTGATGCTGTGGCTCTATTGGAGCGGGATGGTGCTCCTGGTCGGAGGTGAGGTCAACGCGGAGATCGAGAAAGCGGCCTCGGCACGAGCTCACCGCGATTATGAGCATGAAGAAGCCGCCTGA
- a CDS encoding Polyphosphate glucokinase: MRNRNKAAPLQRKQSSGPVPPRKHNQNLSAKPRSLLTFVVDVGASGIKAVLLNELGDLVGRRVRRDTPSSGMPGEVMDAIVALVENFESFDRVSVGFPGIIVDGIVRQAPNLAPEWKDFNIAEILQARLRRPVRAANDADVQGFGAIAGKGVELVVTLGTGVGTSLFTDGHLVPNLEFGKAKLRHEVLQKNGKKQWNRRLAKFIRRLEERFHFTRLYIGGGNSKKVDISLLPANATIISNLNGLVGGIALWRDVSPLANRTADHGPRSGSRDNARHSAQTVG; encoded by the coding sequence ATGCGGAACCGAAACAAAGCTGCTCCATTACAACGTAAACAATCATCGGGGCCGGTTCCGCCGCGCAAACACAATCAGAACTTATCTGCTAAGCCTCGCTCCCTCTTAACATTCGTCGTAGACGTGGGCGCGAGTGGAATCAAGGCTGTCCTCCTCAACGAATTAGGAGATCTCGTCGGTCGGAGGGTTCGCCGGGACACCCCTTCTTCCGGCATGCCCGGTGAGGTCATGGATGCCATTGTCGCATTGGTTGAAAATTTTGAATCATTCGACAGGGTATCGGTCGGGTTTCCCGGCATCATTGTGGACGGCATCGTTCGACAAGCTCCCAACCTTGCCCCAGAGTGGAAGGACTTTAACATCGCGGAGATATTGCAAGCACGGTTGAGGAGACCGGTTCGAGCGGCGAATGATGCCGATGTGCAGGGTTTCGGAGCGATTGCCGGAAAAGGAGTCGAGTTGGTCGTGACGTTGGGTACCGGTGTCGGCACGTCCCTATTCACCGACGGACATCTTGTGCCCAACCTCGAATTCGGCAAAGCCAAATTACGACATGAGGTCTTGCAGAAGAACGGGAAGAAGCAGTGGAACCGGCGCTTGGCAAAATTCATTCGCCGACTCGAAGAAAGATTTCATTTCACACGCCTCTACATCGGCGGCGGCAATTCAAAGAAAGTGGATATTTCCCTGCTTCCGGCCAATGCCACGATCATTTCCAACCTGAATGGATTAGTCGGCGGGATCGCGCTGTGGCGGGATGTGAGTCCGCTCGCGAATCGAACAGCCGATCATGGACCGCGCTCTGGATCTCGGGATAACGCCCGTCATTCCGCTCAAACAGTTGGGTAA
- a CDS encoding Zn-dependent dehydrogenase-like protein, with product MKAVVFHAVGDIRVDDVPEPQLQAPTDAIVRITASAICGTDLHMVRGTLPGMKSGTILGHEAVGVVQEIGRDVRNLKPGDRVVIPSTVACGYCSYCRAGYHSQCDNANPNGPSAGTCFFGGPAQTGPINGLQAEYARIPFANAGPVKLPDDLDDDRAIMLSDIFPTGYFGADIAEIKPGDTVVVFGCGPVGQFAIASAKLMDAGRILAVDCIPSRLDMAREQGAEVINFNDENPVDTIKNLTGGIGVDRAIDAVGVDSVSAKQGQAAEEAEQMAQQFRQEVQQIASDTNPQGDNWHPGDAPSQAITWAVKALAKAGTLSVIGVYPQTDRFFPLGTAMNKNLSLNMGNCSHRKYIPTLIDIVRSGKIDPANVLTQVAPLSSAIEAYKAFDSRQPGWMKVELRPNVAMAEAV from the coding sequence ATGAAAGCTGTCGTCTTTCACGCGGTCGGCGATATTCGAGTCGATGATGTACCCGAGCCTCAGCTTCAAGCGCCTACCGACGCAATTGTGCGAATCACCGCCAGTGCAATCTGTGGAACCGACTTGCACATGGTGCGCGGCACCTTGCCGGGGATGAAATCAGGGACTATCCTCGGCCACGAGGCGGTCGGCGTCGTGCAGGAAATCGGCCGGGATGTCCGTAACTTGAAGCCGGGCGATCGCGTCGTCATTCCTTCGACCGTCGCATGCGGTTACTGTTCATACTGCCGGGCGGGCTATCACTCACAGTGCGACAATGCCAACCCCAATGGACCCTCAGCCGGCACCTGTTTCTTCGGCGGACCGGCGCAAACCGGCCCCATCAATGGGCTGCAGGCCGAGTACGCCCGCATCCCCTTCGCGAATGCCGGTCCGGTGAAACTACCGGACGACCTCGACGATGACCGAGCCATCATGCTGTCCGATATATTCCCCACCGGCTACTTCGGCGCGGATATCGCCGAAATCAAACCGGGCGATACCGTCGTCGTATTCGGCTGCGGGCCGGTGGGTCAGTTTGCGATCGCCAGCGCCAAGTTGATGGATGCGGGAAGGATTTTAGCGGTCGACTGCATCCCTTCGCGTTTGGACATGGCGCGCGAACAGGGCGCTGAAGTCATTAACTTCAATGATGAGAACCCGGTCGACACGATCAAGAATCTGACCGGCGGTATCGGCGTGGACCGAGCCATCGATGCAGTGGGGGTCGATTCCGTGAGCGCCAAGCAAGGCCAGGCCGCCGAAGAGGCCGAGCAGATGGCTCAGCAGTTTCGGCAAGAGGTTCAGCAGATCGCGTCCGACACCAATCCTCAAGGAGACAACTGGCACCCGGGCGACGCTCCTTCGCAGGCGATCACCTGGGCCGTCAAAGCCCTCGCCAAAGCCGGTACGCTGTCGGTCATCGGTGTCTATCCTCAAACCGACCGGTTCTTTCCGCTGGGAACAGCGATGAACAAGAATCTTTCTCTGAACATGGGGAATTGCAGCCATCGCAAATATATCCCCACCTTGATTGATATCGTGCGCAGTGGAAAAATCGACCCGGCCAACGTGCTGACACAGGTCGCGCCGTTGAGTTCAGCCATTGAGGCATATAAAGCGTTCGACAGCCGTCAACCGGGATGGATGAAAGTGGAGTTGAGGCCGAATGTCGCTATGGCGGAAGCAGTCTGA
- a CDS encoding XamI DNA methyltransferase, with protein MLGEVYSRIVPAEQRRAKGATFTPPHVVRAMVGWANAQGVTFERIIDPGAGSGRFVLGAAQVFPDAHIIAVEKDPYIVNLLRANVAIAGLTKRVSIIVDDYRSVHLPSAGRTLFIGNPPYVRHHDIEPCWKHWYTETFQAYGLPGSALAGLHLHFLLKTRQLVVPGDYGCFITASEWLDVNYGSTARALLMNGMGGESLHRIDTASQVFPDAMTSAAIVCFKIGSRRRSLKIRRVQSPARLGNLQGGINVSFSRAESQDKWSRLIRQNDSEKNGFIRLGELLEVHRGQVTGMNKIWIAAEQAEGLPASVLIPTVTRATELIQASGSRLTDAGQLRRVVDLPDDFRRFSTQERGRIKTFIAWAQSQGAKDGYIAAHRRPWWRVNLRAPAPILMTYLARRAPVFVRNVCGARILNIAHGLYPRISLSEDDLALIIRWLNENVSLVGGEPMPAG; from the coding sequence GTGCTTGGGGAGGTCTATAGCCGAATTGTGCCGGCAGAACAGCGGCGTGCCAAGGGGGCGACCTTCACACCGCCTCACGTGGTGCGGGCCATGGTGGGATGGGCCAATGCTCAAGGGGTAACTTTTGAACGTATCATCGATCCCGGCGCTGGCTCAGGTCGCTTTGTCCTAGGCGCCGCTCAAGTCTTTCCGGATGCTCACATCATTGCCGTTGAAAAAGATCCTTATATCGTAAATCTTCTACGCGCGAATGTCGCCATCGCAGGGCTCACGAAGCGTGTTTCGATCATCGTAGATGATTACCGCTCGGTCCATTTGCCTTCCGCCGGTCGAACATTGTTTATCGGCAATCCCCCATATGTTCGTCATCATGATATTGAACCGTGTTGGAAGCATTGGTATACCGAGACCTTTCAAGCATATGGATTGCCCGGCAGTGCATTGGCCGGGCTCCACCTGCATTTTCTTCTCAAGACTCGTCAACTCGTGGTCCCGGGCGACTATGGTTGCTTCATCACGGCATCGGAATGGCTCGACGTGAATTATGGCTCCACCGCCCGTGCTCTGTTGATGAACGGTATGGGCGGGGAATCACTTCATCGTATCGATACAGCATCGCAGGTCTTCCCCGATGCGATGACGAGCGCGGCCATTGTGTGTTTTAAAATTGGTTCTCGCCGTCGTTCACTGAAGATACGCCGTGTTCAATCTCCCGCCCGGCTTGGGAACTTGCAGGGCGGCATAAATGTCTCTTTCTCGCGTGCTGAAAGCCAAGACAAATGGTCGCGTCTGATCCGTCAAAACGACTCAGAGAAAAATGGTTTTATCCGGCTTGGAGAGTTGCTCGAGGTGCACCGAGGGCAGGTGACCGGCATGAACAAGATATGGATAGCGGCTGAGCAGGCGGAAGGGCTGCCGGCTTCCGTCTTGATCCCCACCGTTACGCGCGCGACAGAACTCATTCAAGCCTCCGGTTCCCGGCTCACGGATGCCGGTCAACTCCGGCGGGTCGTGGATCTTCCCGATGACTTTCGTCGCTTTTCGACGCAAGAACGTGGACGCATCAAAACATTTATCGCGTGGGCACAGTCTCAAGGAGCGAAGGACGGCTATATCGCGGCGCATCGCAGGCCGTGGTGGCGGGTCAATCTGAGGGCTCCTGCTCCAATACTAATGACCTACCTGGCTCGCCGTGCTCCGGTGTTTGTCCGTAACGTATGCGGAGCCAGGATTCTGAACATTGCCCACGGACTCTATCCTCGCATTTCGCTCTCTGAAGACGATTTGGCGCTGATTATCCGTTGGCTGAATGAGAATGTCAGCCTTGTGGGGGGTGAACCTATGCCGGCGGGTTGA